From the genome of Streptomyces sp. NBC_01317, one region includes:
- the nrtL gene encoding ArgS-related anticodon-binding protein NrtL, translating to MVPAARPADSPGCRLPTASRNDGVAEPQPFVAGRGANTPRRPLPVVPRTPAAPPADRIAERGRGGDPLLPYAGPVTPADLSTTVLRAVRRAVEDGALRVAVPDRVTVERPRPGGSGDYATNLALRLAPGAGLAPREVAEILRTRVATAEGIARVEITGPGFLNFTLTEDDATDLARTVLSAGPHYGHGNALTGTTAVFPPARETRARVWTETVAALLRTQGATASIAPAGPGPEAPVAFGPDVPAAPGRGAAPASAVPGRAGAPTAPGPAVAAGAWPDVPVGLRPDVAAAAGRRAAPAPAPAAPGTDAPLASAGSGPDVPVGLGSDVPAAPDRRPEPAPAALGPDAALAPVGPRPHATVTNPTAAPAVPVPVPETLRVVPAPDGDDLFARLGVDAARWALLRAAAHDRAPSGGAADALLVQRESNPLFRVRYAYARTRALSRAAERLGMPPADPAGGGPTPGTRSGAAPGDPGGAGSHRSVSPGAPHPTQAALTRLLRDHPAVLEAAARHRAPDRLARGLEQVADAVLRFQESGRPLPLGDEKPSAAHRSRVALAEAAGAVLAGGLFLLGIDAPEFL from the coding sequence GTGGTCCCCGCCGCCCGGCCGGCGGACAGCCCCGGTTGCCGCCTGCCGACCGCATCGCGGAACGACGGCGTCGCGGAGCCGCAGCCGTTCGTTGCCGGTCGCGGCGCGAACACCCCCAGGCGTCCCCTGCCGGTCGTGCCCCGGACACCGGCGGCCCCGCCCGCCGACCGCATCGCGGAACGAGGTCGCGGAGGGGACCCCCTCCTCCCCTACGCTGGTCCCGTGACCCCCGCCGATCTCTCCACGACCGTGCTGCGCGCCGTGCGCCGCGCGGTGGAGGACGGCGCGCTGCGCGTGGCCGTACCGGACCGCGTGACGGTGGAGCGGCCCCGCCCCGGCGGGAGCGGCGACTACGCGACGAACCTGGCGCTCCGCCTGGCGCCCGGCGCGGGGCTGGCGCCCCGCGAGGTCGCGGAGATCCTGCGCACCCGGGTCGCCACCGCCGAGGGCATCGCCCGGGTCGAGATCACGGGCCCCGGCTTCCTGAACTTCACGCTGACCGAGGACGACGCCACGGACCTCGCCCGTACGGTGCTGAGCGCGGGCCCCCACTACGGCCACGGCAACGCCCTGACGGGCACCACGGCGGTCTTCCCGCCCGCGCGGGAGACACGCGCCCGCGTCTGGACGGAAACGGTGGCCGCCCTGCTCCGAACCCAGGGAGCAACGGCGTCGATCGCACCTGCCGGTCCCGGCCCGGAGGCGCCTGTCGCCTTCGGCCCTGACGTGCCTGCGGCGCCGGGTCGGGGCGCTGCGCCCGCGTCTGCGGTCCCCGGCCGAGCTGGCGCGCCTACGGCCCCCGGCCCGGCCGTGGCGGCCGGCGCATGGCCGGACGTGCCGGTCGGCCTCAGGCCTGACGTGGCTGCGGCCGCCGGTCGGCGTGCCGCGCCCGCGCCTGCGCCCGCGGCGCCCGGGACGGACGCGCCGCTCGCGTCTGCCGGTTCCGGTCCGGACGTGCCGGTCGGCCTCGGGTCTGACGTGCCTGCGGCCCCCGACCGGCGGCCCGAGCCCGCGCCTGCGGCCCTCGGGCCGGACGCGGCGCTCGCGCCCGTCGGCCCCCGCCCGCACGCGACTGTGACGAACCCCACAGCCGCTCCGGCTGTGCCAGTCCCCGTGCCCGAGACTCTCCGGGTCGTGCCCGCGCCCGACGGCGACGATCTCTTCGCACGGCTGGGGGTCGACGCCGCCCGCTGGGCCCTGTTGCGGGCCGCCGCGCACGACCGGGCGCCCAGCGGCGGCGCCGCCGACGCGCTGCTCGTGCAGCGCGAGAGCAATCCCCTCTTCCGGGTGCGGTACGCGTACGCCCGTACCCGCGCCCTCAGTCGCGCCGCCGAGCGGCTGGGCATGCCCCCGGCCGATCCCGCCGGCGGGGGTCCCACCCCGGGCACGCGCTCGGGGGCGGCCCCGGGCGATCCCGGGGGAGCGGGCTCCCACCGGAGCGTGAGCCCAGGCGCGCCCCACCCCACCCAAGCCGCCCTCACCCGCCTCCTCCGCGACCACCCCGCCGTCCTCGAAGCCGCCGCGCGGCACCGCGCGCCCGATCGGCTCGCCCGGGGGCTCGAACAGGTCGCCGACGCCGTGCTGCGTTTCCAGGAGAGCGGCCGGCCGTTGCCCCTCGGGGACGAGAAACCCTCGGCCGCCCACCGCTCCCGGGTCGCGCTCGCCGAGGCCGCCGGGGCCGTGCTGGCCGGTGGCCTCTTCCTCCTCGGCATCGATGCCCCGGAATTCCTTTAG
- a CDS encoding response regulator, with amino-acid sequence MAKTRTRRGSPTYSRYVSGASGRVLVVDDNRVIRQLIRVNLELEGFEVVTAADGAECLEVVHEVRPDVITLDVVMPRLDGLRTAARLRADPRTSRLPLAIVSACTQYEVEAGLTAGVDAFLAKPFEPADLIQLVRRLTHQEGPPSMDGRYGAGHAGSARG; translated from the coding sequence TTGGCCAAAACCCGGACGCGGCGCGGAAGTCCGACCTACTCTCGATATGTGTCAGGCGCATCCGGCCGGGTGCTCGTTGTCGACGACAACCGAGTGATCAGGCAGCTGATCAGGGTCAATCTCGAGCTGGAGGGCTTCGAGGTCGTGACCGCGGCCGACGGTGCCGAATGCCTGGAGGTCGTGCACGAGGTCAGGCCGGATGTCATCACCCTCGATGTGGTCATGCCACGCCTGGACGGCCTGCGGACGGCCGCGCGGCTGCGCGCCGATCCGCGCACCAGTCGGCTGCCCCTCGCGATCGTCAGCGCGTGCACGCAGTACGAGGTCGAGGCGGGCCTCACGGCCGGCGTGGACGCGTTCCTGGCAAAGCCCTTCGAACCGGCCGACCTGATCCAGCTGGTCCGCCGCCTGACCCACCAGGAGGGCCCCCCGTCCATGGACGGCCGCTACGGCGCGGGCCACGCGGGCAGCGCGCGGGGCTGA
- a CDS encoding TetR/AcrR family transcriptional regulator, producing the protein MTERGRPLTFDRAAALRRAMETFWELGYEGAKMTDLTGAMGINSTSLYNSFGSKEQLFYEAVALYDSTVGSATHRALSDEPTVRGAIEAMLRGNLDAFTDPRTPSGCMIVLAATNCGTRNKGVGDHLAWRRRNAVAALEERLEQAVDEGELPPDANVEGIAAFYSTVLHGLSVEARDGVAPRKLESAVDTAMSAWNLLVRQTAAP; encoded by the coding sequence ATGACAGAACGTGGCAGGCCGCTGACGTTCGACCGGGCGGCGGCGTTGCGGCGCGCGATGGAGACGTTCTGGGAGCTTGGTTACGAAGGCGCCAAGATGACCGATCTGACCGGCGCGATGGGCATCAACTCGACCAGCCTCTACAACTCCTTCGGATCGAAGGAGCAGTTGTTCTACGAGGCGGTGGCCCTGTACGACAGCACCGTCGGATCGGCCACCCACCGGGCGCTGAGCGACGAGCCCACCGTGCGGGGGGCGATCGAGGCGATGCTGCGCGGGAACCTCGACGCCTTCACTGACCCTCGTACGCCGAGCGGTTGCATGATCGTGCTCGCGGCGACCAATTGCGGTACGCGCAACAAGGGGGTGGGCGACCACCTGGCCTGGCGGCGGCGGAACGCGGTGGCGGCGCTGGAGGAACGGCTGGAACAGGCCGTGGACGAGGGCGAGTTGCCCCCGGACGCGAACGTCGAGGGCATCGCCGCCTTCTACTCCACGGTGCTCCACGGGCTGTCGGTCGAGGCGCGGGACGGGGTGGCGCCGCGGAAGCTGGAGTCGGCGGTGGACACGGCGATGTCGGCGTGGAATCTGCTGGTACGGCAGACGGCGGCGCCCTGA
- a CDS encoding SDR family NAD(P)-dependent oxidoreductase, with product MSRLAGKTALVTGGSRGIGAATALRLAQEGADVALTYVNAADKAQDVVKSIEDLGRRGLALQADSADPVAVADSVARTAAGFGGLDILVNNAGVFPYGPFQDVTLEEIDRTLAVHVRAVFLATQAAVAHMTDGGRVINIGSCWATRVPVPEVTLYSMSKSALIGFTKGLAHDLAPQRITVNIVDPGPTVTDMNPDGTAEAEEERLRTAAKVLGAASDIAGAVAFLAGPDAAWITGTSLAVDGGYTA from the coding sequence ATGTCGCGACTTGCGGGAAAGACCGCGCTGGTGACCGGTGGCAGTCGGGGGATCGGGGCGGCCACGGCCCTCCGATTGGCGCAGGAGGGAGCCGATGTCGCCCTGACCTATGTGAACGCCGCCGACAAGGCGCAGGACGTTGTCAAGTCCATAGAAGATCTCGGCCGCCGGGGCCTCGCCCTCCAGGCCGACAGCGCGGACCCGGTGGCGGTCGCCGACTCCGTCGCCCGTACGGCGGCCGGGTTCGGCGGCCTGGACATCCTGGTCAACAATGCCGGTGTTTTCCCTTACGGACCGTTCCAGGACGTCACCCTCGAAGAGATCGACCGGACCCTCGCCGTCCATGTGCGGGCCGTCTTCCTCGCCACGCAGGCGGCCGTCGCGCACATGACGGACGGCGGCCGTGTGATCAACATCGGCAGCTGCTGGGCCACCCGCGTCCCCGTACCGGAAGTGACGCTCTACTCGATGAGCAAGTCCGCCCTCATCGGCTTCACCAAGGGACTGGCCCACGACCTGGCGCCGCAGCGCATCACGGTCAACATCGTGGACCCGGGCCCGACCGTCACGGACATGAACCCGGACGGGACGGCGGAGGCGGAGGAGGAGCGCCTGCGGACCGCGGCGAAGGTCCTCGGCGCGGCCTCGGACATCGCCGGCGCGGTGGCCTTCCTCGCGGGCCCCGACGCGGCCTGGATCACCGGCACCTCGCTCGCCGTCGACGGCGGCTACACCGCCTGA
- a CDS encoding LuxR C-terminal-related transcriptional regulator, whose translation MLAEDSVLLREGLIALLDRFGHQVVAAVGDAAALTAAVARHTSDLVVTDVRMPPDFQDEGLHAAVALRESRPSLPVLVLSQYVQRTYAADLLDSGDGTGVGYLLKDRVGQVEDFEAALQAVAAGGTVVDPEVVRQLLRRRRDPLERLTPREREVLALIAEGRSNAAVARQLVVSEAAVGKHIGNILAKLDLPPADDTHRRVLAVLTYLRA comes from the coding sequence ATCCTGGCGGAGGACAGCGTGCTGCTCAGGGAAGGCCTGATCGCCCTGCTGGACCGCTTCGGCCACCAGGTCGTGGCGGCGGTCGGCGACGCGGCCGCCCTGACGGCGGCGGTTGCCCGGCACACCTCCGACCTCGTGGTCACGGACGTACGGATGCCACCTGACTTCCAGGACGAAGGACTCCACGCGGCCGTGGCACTCCGTGAGAGCCGGCCGTCCCTCCCGGTCCTGGTCCTCAGCCAGTACGTCCAGCGCACCTACGCGGCCGACCTCCTCGACTCCGGCGACGGCACGGGCGTCGGCTACCTCCTCAAGGACCGCGTCGGCCAGGTCGAGGACTTCGAGGCGGCGCTCCAGGCGGTGGCGGCCGGCGGCACGGTCGTGGACCCGGAGGTCGTACGCCAACTGCTGCGCCGCCGCCGCGACCCCCTGGAACGCCTGACACCCCGCGAGCGCGAGGTGCTCGCCCTGATCGCGGAGGGCAGGTCCAACGCGGCGGTGGCCCGCCAACTCGTCGTCTCCGAGGCGGCGGTGGGCAAACACATCGGCAACATCCTCGCGAAACTGGACCTCCCCCCGGCGGACGACACCCACCGCCGGGTCCTGGCGGTCCTCACGTACCTCCGCGCCTGA
- the ku gene encoding non-homologous end joining protein Ku: MRSIWNGAISFGLVSIPIKLVNATENHSISFRQIHKEDGGRIRYRKVCELEEREVSSAEIGKAYEDSDGSMIPITDEDLASLPLPTAKTIEIVAFVPAASIDPLQMDASYYLSANGVPAAKPYTLLREALKRSEKVAIAKYALRGRERLGMLRVVDDVIAMHGLLWPDEIRAPEGVAPEAPVSVRDAELDLADALMDTLGSVDLKTLHDDYREAVEELIAAKASGGAVAEKGPAERGGGKVLDLMSALESSVRAAKESRGDDEEAQVTQLPQRKQAAKKTQPAKKSTTKKAAAKKTTGAKKTSATKKTTEAKKTSQARNRRSSA; the protein is encoded by the coding sequence GTGCGGTCCATCTGGAACGGCGCGATCTCCTTCGGGCTGGTCAGCATCCCGATCAAGCTGGTGAACGCCACCGAGAACCACTCCATCTCCTTCCGCCAGATCCACAAGGAGGACGGTGGGCGCATCCGCTACCGGAAGGTCTGCGAGCTGGAGGAGCGGGAGGTGTCGTCGGCGGAGATCGGCAAGGCGTACGAGGACTCCGACGGGTCCATGATCCCGATCACGGACGAGGACCTGGCGTCGCTGCCGCTGCCGACGGCGAAGACGATCGAGATCGTGGCGTTCGTCCCGGCGGCCTCGATCGACCCGCTCCAGATGGACGCGTCGTACTACCTCTCGGCGAACGGGGTGCCGGCCGCGAAGCCGTACACGCTGCTGCGGGAGGCGCTCAAGCGCAGCGAGAAGGTCGCCATCGCGAAGTACGCGCTGCGCGGGCGGGAGCGCCTCGGCATGCTGCGGGTGGTCGACGACGTGATCGCGATGCACGGCCTGCTCTGGCCGGACGAGATCCGGGCCCCCGAGGGGGTGGCGCCGGAGGCCCCGGTGTCGGTACGGGACGCCGAACTCGACCTGGCCGACGCCCTGATGGACACCCTCGGCTCGGTGGACCTGAAGACCCTGCACGACGACTACCGGGAGGCGGTCGAGGAACTGATCGCGGCCAAGGCGTCGGGCGGGGCGGTGGCGGAGAAGGGGCCCGCCGAGCGGGGCGGCGGCAAGGTGCTCGACCTCATGTCGGCGCTGGAGAGCAGCGTACGGGCGGCGAAGGAGTCGCGGGGCGACGACGAGGAGGCGCAGGTGACCCAGCTTCCTCAGCGGAAGCAGGCGGCGAAGAAGACCCAGCCGGCGAAGAAGTCGACGACGAAGAAGGCGGCGGCCAAGAAGACGACGGGGGCGAAGAAGACCTCGGCGACAAAAAAGACCACCGAGGCGAAGAAGACGTCTCAGGCAAGGAACAGGCGGTCGTCGGCCTGA
- the ligD gene encoding non-homologous end-joining DNA ligase, whose protein sequence is MTPITEVEGRRLSLSNLDKVLYAATGTTKGEVLHYYARTAAPLLAHLAHRPVSFLRYPDGPEGQRFFTKNPPPGTPAWVRIADVPRATAQVGRQVVVGDLPTLMWAANLVVEFHTPQWQVEAPRRADRLVFDLDPGAPATAVECCAVALWLRERLAADGLTAYAKTSGSKGLHLLVALEPTDSEEVSAYAKRLAVEAESARPGLALHRMNRSLRPGKVFVDHSQNNAAKTTAAPYTLRARQEPTVSTPLTWEEVEGCTEAEQLVFRLDDLAVRLERYGDVLAPLLDTGRAGRLPPGPG, encoded by the coding sequence ATGACGCCGATCACAGAGGTGGAGGGGCGGCGCCTGAGCCTGAGCAACCTCGACAAGGTGCTGTACGCCGCCACCGGCACCACCAAGGGCGAGGTCCTGCACTACTACGCCCGGACGGCGGCCCCCCTGCTGGCCCATCTGGCGCACCGGCCCGTCTCCTTCCTGCGCTATCCGGACGGTCCCGAGGGCCAGCGCTTCTTCACAAAAAATCCGCCGCCCGGTACGCCCGCCTGGGTGCGGATCGCCGACGTGCCCCGGGCGACCGCGCAGGTCGGCCGTCAGGTGGTGGTCGGGGACCTGCCCACGCTGATGTGGGCGGCGAATCTGGTCGTGGAGTTCCACACCCCCCAGTGGCAGGTCGAGGCGCCCCGCCGCGCCGACCGGCTGGTGTTCGACCTCGACCCCGGGGCGCCCGCGACGGCCGTCGAGTGCTGCGCGGTGGCGCTGTGGCTGCGGGAGCGGCTGGCGGCGGACGGGCTCACGGCGTACGCGAAGACCTCCGGCTCCAAGGGGCTGCACCTGCTGGTGGCGCTGGAGCCGACGGACTCCGAGGAGGTGTCCGCGTACGCGAAACGCCTCGCGGTCGAGGCGGAGAGCGCCCGGCCCGGGCTGGCGCTGCACCGCATGAACCGCTCCCTGCGGCCGGGGAAGGTCTTCGTCGACCACAGCCAGAACAACGCCGCGAAGACGACCGCCGCGCCCTACACCCTCCGGGCGCGGCAGGAGCCGACCGTCTCCACCCCACTGACCTGGGAGGAGGTCGAGGGCTGCACGGAAGCGGAGCAGCTGGTGTTCCGGCTGGACGATCTGGCGGTACGGCTGGAGCGGTACGGGGACGTCCTCGCCCCGCTCCTGGACACCGGGCGGGCGGGGCGGCTGCCCCCGGGACCGGGATGA
- a CDS encoding nuclease-related domain-containing protein, translated as MTRLRVAPALRHSQDRLYVTLPDGTGVAWYDRSAGRVSLLPGAGREEVLAALAPYLSGEVTVGPPPVPTPAELDRLALHPDDDLAPNRPGEELYAALDGLPPPGRAAPGRAAVRRDPRHGELLARRIVGDQLDGLDRSAGAGARVRVLHSVPLPGVDPAVRIDHLLIGPAGVLAIRTLPARNRRIRVADPMVRTGFSAPVPLLGHLREAAERASGALATAVRPVLVVVGASRLVAGPPPSRVRIVHDTEVAALADLADLGGVLKPADIESLYAAARDRGTWSGGRGR; from the coding sequence ATGACCCGATTACGTGTCGCCCCGGCGCTGCGGCACAGCCAGGACCGGCTGTACGTGACGCTGCCGGACGGTACGGGCGTGGCCTGGTACGACAGGAGCGCCGGACGCGTCAGCCTCCTGCCGGGGGCGGGGCGCGAGGAGGTGCTGGCGGCGCTCGCGCCGTACCTGAGCGGTGAGGTGACCGTCGGGCCGCCGCCGGTTCCGACCCCCGCCGAGCTGGACCGGCTGGCGCTCCACCCCGACGACGACCTGGCGCCCAACCGGCCGGGGGAGGAGCTGTACGCCGCGCTGGACGGGCTGCCTCCGCCGGGGCGGGCTGCGCCGGGGCGGGCGGCGGTGCGGCGGGATCCGCGCCACGGGGAGCTGCTGGCGCGGCGGATCGTGGGGGATCAGCTGGACGGGCTCGACCGGTCGGCGGGGGCGGGTGCGCGGGTCCGGGTGCTCCACTCCGTACCGCTGCCGGGGGTGGATCCGGCCGTCCGGATCGACCATCTGCTGATCGGACCTGCCGGTGTCCTGGCGATCCGTACGCTGCCCGCCCGCAACCGGCGGATCCGCGTCGCCGACCCGATGGTCCGTACGGGCTTCTCGGCGCCCGTGCCCCTGCTCGGCCACCTCCGCGAGGCGGCCGAACGGGCCTCGGGGGCCCTGGCGACGGCGGTGCGGCCGGTGCTCGTGGTGGTGGGGGCGTCCCGGCTCGTGGCCGGTCCGCCGCCGTCGCGCGTACGGATCGTGCACGACACGGAGGTGGCGGCGCTGGCGGACCTGGCGGACCTGGGGGGCGTCCTGAAACCGGCCGACATCGAGTCCCTGTACGCGGCGGCGCGGGACCGGGGGACCTGGTCGGGGGGCCGGGGACGCTGA
- a CDS encoding zinc-ribbon domain-containing protein encodes MIIFGTKGYLYQLAILTLVCGSCGNPSAHTLRKRVTKFTLFFVPLFPFSTKYQTQCTFCGAEQRLQKEQADQLLAQSAAPGPGYGQGGGQAYGQGGGQGQGQQNPYQR; translated from the coding sequence ATGATCATTTTTGGTACCAAGGGCTATCTCTATCAACTGGCCATATTGACGCTGGTCTGCGGCAGTTGCGGCAACCCCTCCGCGCACACCCTCCGCAAGCGGGTCACCAAGTTCACGCTGTTCTTCGTGCCGCTGTTCCCCTTCTCCACCAAGTACCAGACGCAGTGCACGTTCTGCGGCGCCGAGCAGCGGTTGCAGAAGGAGCAGGCGGACCAGCTGCTGGCGCAGAGCGCGGCGCCCGGTCCGGGGTACGGGCAGGGCGGGGGCCAGGCGTACGGACAGGGCGGCGGGCAGGGCCAGGGCCAGCAGAACCCGTACCAGCGCTGA
- a CDS encoding FtsW/RodA/SpoVE family cell cycle protein encodes MTATRADPPPPEPRLPKRRGVELSLLVCAVVISVFGYVAVGLGRSHAVPPDAARYGAGLGLLALLAHLAVRLRAPYADPLLLPIAVLLNGLGLVLIYRLDLETPRDQAAPAQLVWSTLGVALFIAAVLFLREARVLQRYAYVCVAAALVLLIVPIFFPAVNGAKIWIRIGGLSFQPGEFAKILLAVFFASYLAANRNALAYTGRRLWWKLQLPTGRVLGPIVAIWLLSVIVLVLERDLGTSLLFFGLFVILLYVATGRIGWIAVGLLLAAVGAFVVGSYEPHVHGRVQDWLSPFASIDAGQGPGQLAQSLFAFAAGGMFGTGLGLGESVLIGFAAKSDFILATAGEELGLVGLTAIFLLYALLVARGYRAGLALPHPFGQLLAVGLSSILALQVFVIAGGVTGLIPLTGMPMPFLAQGGSSVVTNWIIVALLIRVSDSARAPRPDLVEPDLVVPVAEGTEAH; translated from the coding sequence ATGACCGCAACGAGGGCGGACCCGCCTCCGCCCGAGCCACGCCTCCCCAAGCGCCGGGGTGTCGAACTCTCCCTCCTCGTCTGCGCCGTCGTCATCTCCGTCTTCGGCTACGTCGCCGTGGGGCTCGGCAGGAGCCACGCCGTACCCCCCGACGCGGCCCGCTACGGCGCGGGACTCGGCCTGCTCGCGCTCCTCGCGCACCTCGCCGTGCGCCTGCGCGCCCCGTACGCGGACCCGCTCCTGCTCCCCATCGCGGTCCTCCTCAACGGCCTCGGCCTGGTGCTCATCTACCGGCTCGACCTGGAGACCCCGCGCGACCAGGCCGCGCCCGCCCAGCTGGTCTGGTCCACGCTCGGCGTCGCGCTGTTCATCGCGGCCGTCCTGTTCCTGCGCGAGGCACGCGTCCTCCAGCGGTACGCGTACGTCTGCGTGGCCGCCGCGCTCGTCCTGCTGATCGTGCCCATCTTCTTCCCGGCCGTGAACGGGGCCAAGATCTGGATCAGGATCGGCGGACTCTCCTTCCAGCCCGGGGAGTTCGCCAAGATCCTGCTCGCCGTCTTCTTCGCCTCGTACCTCGCCGCGAACCGCAACGCCCTCGCCTACACCGGCCGCCGCCTCTGGTGGAAGCTCCAGCTGCCCACCGGCCGGGTGCTGGGGCCGATCGTCGCGATCTGGCTCCTCAGCGTCATCGTCCTGGTCCTCGAACGGGACCTGGGCACCTCGCTCCTCTTCTTCGGGCTCTTCGTGATCCTGCTGTACGTGGCCACGGGGCGGATCGGCTGGATCGCGGTCGGGCTGCTGCTCGCGGCGGTCGGGGCCTTCGTGGTCGGGTCGTACGAACCACATGTCCACGGCCGTGTGCAGGACTGGCTCTCCCCCTTCGCGTCCATCGACGCGGGCCAGGGCCCCGGCCAGCTCGCGCAGTCCCTGTTCGCGTTCGCCGCCGGCGGGATGTTCGGCACGGGCCTCGGTCTCGGCGAGTCCGTCCTGATCGGGTTCGCCGCCAAGTCCGACTTCATCCTGGCCACGGCGGGCGAGGAGCTGGGCCTGGTCGGACTCACCGCGATCTTCCTGCTGTACGCCCTGCTCGTCGCCCGCGGCTACCGCGCCGGCCTCGCCCTGCCCCATCCCTTCGGACAGCTCCTGGCCGTCGGGCTCTCCTCCATCCTCGCCCTCCAGGTCTTCGTGATCGCGGGTGGCGTGACGGGGCTGATCCCGCTGACCGGAATGCCGATGCCCTTCCTCGCGCAGGGCGGTTCGTCCGTCGTCACCAACTGGATCATCGTGGCCCTGCTGATCCGGGTCAGCGACTCGGCCCGCGCCCCGCGCCCCGACCTGGTGGAACCGGACCTCGTCGTCCCGGTGGCCGAGGGGACGGAGGCACACTGA
- a CDS encoding penicillin-binding transpeptidase domain-containing protein, which produces MIRQIRHTTVFCLLLLVALFVNAGRIQVIEADTLDNNSANRRQTVARFEQRRGNILVDGRAVTGSKDTGEQLRFERTYTDGPLYAPVTGYASQTYGTTLLENAEDNLLTGTNPLLAPLPFWNDVTRGRQPGGRVATTVRASMQRAAFDGLAGRRGAVAAIQPASGRILALVSSPSYSPEQLSGTGPAVTDAWTALTGAEAQPMLNRAIRQTYPPGSAFKIVTAAAALDSGVVSDVDAPTSVPDPYVLPGTTTTLPNEVDGCDRASLAFAITFSCNSVMAGLGVKVGMDRMLDTVEKFGFNDTGIRIPSGVAVSNFDSHMTDDQLALSSIGQFDTRATPLQMAMVASAVANGGELRRPYLVDRTTSAHGKTVSRTAERTYRKVMDGSTARQVRRLMVDVVEEGTGTNAGIDGATVGGKTGTAQHGIGNAGVPYAWFIAWARADGAGEPAVAVAVVVEDAEADRSDISGGGDAAPIARAVMEAALEEEASEE; this is translated from the coding sequence ATGATCCGTCAGATCCGCCACACCACGGTCTTCTGCTTACTCCTGCTGGTCGCCCTGTTCGTCAACGCGGGCCGCATCCAGGTCATCGAGGCCGACACGCTCGACAACAACTCCGCCAACCGCCGCCAGACCGTGGCCCGTTTCGAGCAGCGGCGCGGCAACATCCTCGTCGACGGCAGGGCGGTCACCGGCTCCAAGGACACCGGCGAGCAACTCCGCTTCGAGCGCACGTACACCGACGGCCCCCTGTACGCGCCCGTCACGGGCTACGCCTCCCAGACGTACGGGACGACCCTGCTGGAGAACGCCGAGGACAACCTCCTCACCGGTACGAACCCGCTGCTCGCGCCCCTGCCCTTCTGGAACGACGTCACGCGCGGGCGCCAGCCCGGCGGGCGGGTCGCCACGACCGTACGGGCGTCGATGCAGCGGGCCGCGTTCGACGGGCTGGCCGGGCGGCGGGGCGCGGTCGCGGCGATCCAGCCCGCGAGCGGCCGGATCCTGGCCCTGGTCAGCAGCCCGTCGTACAGCCCGGAACAGCTGTCGGGCACCGGCCCCGCCGTCACGGACGCCTGGACCGCGCTGACCGGCGCGGAGGCCCAGCCGATGCTCAACCGGGCGATCCGGCAGACGTATCCGCCGGGCTCCGCCTTCAAGATCGTGACCGCTGCCGCGGCGCTCGACTCGGGGGTCGTCTCGGACGTCGACGCGCCGACCTCCGTACCCGATCCGTACGTCCTGCCGGGGACGACGACCACGCTGCCCAACGAGGTGGACGGGTGCGACCGGGCCTCGCTGGCCTTCGCGATCACCTTCTCCTGCAACTCGGTGATGGCGGGGCTCGGGGTGAAGGTGGGGATGGACCGCATGCTCGACACGGTGGAGAAGTTCGGCTTCAACGACACGGGGATCCGGATCCCGTCCGGGGTCGCCGTCTCGAACTTCGACTCCCACATGACGGACGATCAGCTGGCGCTGTCCTCGATCGGTCAGTTCGACACGCGGGCGACCCCGCTCCAGATGGCGATGGTGGCCTCGGCGGTCGCCAACGGCGGTGAACTCAGGCGCCCCTACCTGGTCGACCGTACGACGTCCGCCCATGGCAAGACGGTCTCCCGTACCGCCGAGCGGACCTACCGGAAGGTGATGGACGGCTCCACGGCCCGGCAGGTACGGCGGTTGATGGTCGACGTGGTCGAGGAGGGCACGGGGACGAACGCGGGCATCGACGGCGCCACGGTCGGCGGGAAGACGGGCACGGCGCAGCACGGCATCGGCAACGCCGGTGTCCCGTACGCCTGGTTCATCGCCTGGGCCCGCGCCGACGGCGCGGGGGAACCGGCGGTCGCGGTGGCGGTGGTGGTGGAGGACGCTGAGGCGGACCGCTCGGACATCAGCGGCGGCGGCGACGCGGCGCCGATCGCGCGGGCGGTGATGGAGGCGGCGCTGGAGGAGGAGGCGTCGGAGGAGTGA